A window from Bradysia coprophila strain Holo2 chromosome X unlocalized genomic scaffold, BU_Bcop_v1 contig_20, whole genome shotgun sequence encodes these proteins:
- the LOC119068617 gene encoding short/branched chain specific acyl-CoA dehydrogenase, mitochondrial: MNNLRRLITSSKICKTAIKQNALFSSSTTTGTPSPVTFLTEDERVMKETVAKLAQEQIAPHVKKMDETNLFEPSVVQALFDNGLMGIEIGSDYGGSECNFMTTMLVVEELSKVDPAVAAFVDIHNTLVNNLVMKVANKKQKEKYLPMLAQQCSGSFALTEPSSGSDAFGLKTTAKKDGSDYIINGQKMWISNSDVSGVFLVFANVNPSAGYKGITTFFVDRDTPGFVVGKKEDKLGIRASGTCTLHFDNVRVPAENVLGEVGHGYKYAAGFLNEGRVGIGAQMVGLAQGCFDATIPYLLERKQFGKEIYDFQGLQHQVATIATQIETARLLTYNAARMVEAGVPFLKEAAMAKYWASEVAQVTTIKCIDWMGGVGFTKDFPQEKFYRDCKIGAIYEGTTNMQLSTIAKTIRKEYSS, translated from the exons ATGAACAACTTGAGACGATTGATCACATCGAGCAAG ATTTGCAAAACAGCAATCAAGCAAAATGCACTATTCAGTTCTTCAACCActactggaacaccatctccTGTAACATTCCTTACAGAAGATGAAAGGGTCATGAAAGAGACGG TGGCAAAACTGGCACAGGAACAAATTGCACCGCATGTTAAGAAAATGGACGAAACGAATTTATTCGAGCCATCCGTTGTGCAAGCCTTATTTGACAACGGTTTAATGGGCATTGAAATTGGAAGTGATTATGGTGGCAgtgaatgtaattttatgacCACAATGCTTGTGGTCGAAGAACTGTCCAAAGTTGATCCGGCTGTGGCTGCCTTCGTCGACATCCACAATACACTTGTAAATAATTTGGTCATGAAAGTGGCAAACAAGAAACAGAAAGAGAAATATTTACCGATGCTGGCACAACAATGTTCCGGTAGTTTTGCGCTGACAGAGCCGTCGTCTGGCTCGGACGCTTTTGGATTGAAAACGACAGCGAAAAAGGACGGAAGCGACTACATAATCAACGGTCAAAAAATGTGGATATCTAATTCAGATGTGTCTGGCGTGTTTCTAGTATTTGCTAACGTTAATCCATCGGCG GGCTATAAAGGAATAACAACTTTCTTCGTTGATAGAGACACACCTGGGTTTGTCGTGGGTAAGAAAGAAGATAAGCTAGGTATTCGTGCATCCGGTACATGCACTTTACATTTCGATAATGTTCGTGTTCCTGCTGAAAATGTCTTGGGTGAAGTCGGCCACGGTTATAAGTATGCTGCCGGTTTTCTGAATGAGGGTCGTGTGGGCATCGGAGCGCAAATGGTTGGATTGGCCCAAGGTTGTTTCGATGCTACGATACCATACCTGCTGGAGCGAAAGCAATTCGGAAAAGAAATTTACGACTTTCAG GGTTTGCAACATCAAGTTGCCACAATCGCAACCCAAATTGAAACAGCTAGATTGCTGACATACAACGCAGCTCGTATGGTTGAAGCTGGAGTGCCATTTTTAAAAGAAGCCGCCATGGCTAAGTACTGGGCATCTGAG GTTGCCCAAGTTACAACCATCAAATGTATTGACTGGATGGGCGGTGTAGGCTTCACGAAAGATTTTCCGCAGGAAAAGTTCTACCGAGATTGTAAAATTGGAGCCATTTATGAAGGCACAACCAACATGCAATTGTCGACCATAGCTAAGACCATCCGTAAAGAGTATTCGTCTTGA
- the LOC119068619 gene encoding uncharacterized protein LOC119068619: MNFLAKQTNFRRFGRLIRCCSEPQVAFFKSSAKETTGKGSDDGENNQPIKYFGSGAATWTAGQSHLNPQYNTGVWYQPYVISLSLAVFLIYFCILREENDVDEKLSMSLYDRIEGLEEQQILASIQYNRGHGLSTVELEKRLEELKLEKQ; this comes from the exons ATGAATTTTCTCGCAAAGCAAACTAATTTCCGTCGATTCGG ACGGCTCATTCGTTGCTGTTCTGAACCTCAGGTTGCCTTTTTCAAAAGCTCAGCGAAAGAGACGACCGGCAAAGGATCAGATGATGGAGAAAACAATCAACCGATAAAGTACTTTGGGAGTGGAGCAGCTACTTGGACTGCCGGACAAAGTCACCTAAATCCACAATATAACACCGGAGTGTGGTACCAACCATACGTTATATCTTTGAGCTTAGCGGTATTTCTGATTTACTTCTGCATATTACGCGAGGAGAATGATGTCGATGAAAAATTGTCCATGTCACTGTACGATCGAATTGAAGGTTTGGAGgaacaacaaattttggcatCAATACAGTATAACAGGGGACACGGACTGTCAACGGTTGAGTTGGAAAAGCGGTTGGAAGAGTTAAAGCTGGAGAAACAGTAA